A window of Calliopsis andreniformis isolate RMS-2024a chromosome 3, iyCalAndr_principal, whole genome shotgun sequence contains these coding sequences:
- the LOC143188586 gene encoding uncharacterized protein LOC143188586, which translates to MMQKKPSLQKLLLGVALLATCVSMVASSSPREKRHVGSEESSHRQEKTHTLPSRSFKLSTIRDNEITTEAGRKVTHRLIGGHLRANSKKEEEEGFWDDGILLSSAGNGKEGKNSRKDDDDEKKTLSQQVKEGKYGLLQNEIYENQPKRPGIISYLSNPEVPKDNINTLGGLDEDEIWLAENHVLVLRGGKFPDHETTQGSGDGSTTWAPIDNYKAPRRQVKIPSRPKVPPPFPVQLTEGGPIQIIGPNGTKEIGNGTIDYRNNPLFTKDLLSEEGPLFAIISNGTIVRPNERNGTSHEDSGVKGEKGVKSNPPPGSFPPFYHAIPPGAVFVPPPNNQSEYDEEDQSIYYPPPYSFQYQQDNTTSVPPGPLVPGIILPPPPDFFSALEDKKTTTKKYTKRPETTPVPTRPRPTYLPPRKLSTKQYKTTTTTPVTKVKTPVNAPSNTKMYSRTYKNVSSTPTSASIKTVPYIEVTTPTPDKPTTLDNPEFYSIGSITENQVTSRENAQEKSQAWSRLVTSKTIPILTYFATTTQSTLEKPVQVTPASIKTIVTTSNPERSPNQASYYFYEESNDSSLGTTANPAHYYKTTTETPFYETVTPQPRTEEKKKHFYSVETIPSQETSKDYNIKFIDSVVKNSEPVRYSDSVTRTPTKYESGATRAQGQRMLPDRAPLYYQPVSRPAAQPYYTSPKPQTYYRQDAKPKPIYQYSFEAADYSKRGNQRHHFEQQTAPYEEYRDVKISEYDGHRYDYNGPVVQKQTRPENIPFKTQQIVYPSTTVHSVISTTPNPHHAYYTQQDEKFLDDVTKEYFTIFGKKLPHKGVPSTTPIYSKPSVTERPDYDVNTYVDNYNTAEAPVFKTPNVKVHYGDQSQRPYSLKDDILVNFRQPLPPINPDSEFITVVNPNQQQPPNYRISNQGGQPLAAIRTYPPQQLVNSRNNGPSTNYVPIVESPEELDETYPQLPISLEGDIKVNYRHPRPTINPDAEFIDPLPLQEGQPEKPKAYFAYRLPGDGGHFYFLTPQAITQRPERNTGHLYAKSRGTRLLRRRRRPGDV; encoded by the coding sequence ATGATGCAGAAAAAGCCTAGTCTACAGAAACTCCTACTAGGCGTAGCACTATTGGCCACCTGCGTGTCGATGGTCGCGTCATCGTCACCCAGGGAAAAACGGCACGTTGGCTCGGAGGAATCTAGTCATCGCCAAGAGAAGACGCACACGTTGCCGAGTCGAAGCTTCAAGCTATCGACTATCAGGGACAACGAAATAACAACTGAAGCTGGGAGGAAAGTGACGCACAGACTGATCGGAGGTCACTTGAGAGCCAACTCAaagaaagaggaagaagaagggTTCTGGGATGATGGGATCCTTCTATCATCAGCTGGAAATGGCAAGGAGGGAAAAAATAGTCGGAAAGACGATGATGATGAGAAGAAGACGCTCTCTCAACAAGTGAAGGAGGGGAAGTACGGCCTTCTTCAGAATGAGATCTACGAAAATCAACCAAAACGACCTGGAATCATTAGCTACCTCAGCAATCCAGAGGTGCCCAAGGATAACATCAACACTCTGGGTGGTCTCGACGAAGACGAGATCTGGTTGGCTGAAAATCATGTACTAGTATTGAGAGGCGGGAAATTTCCCGACCATGAAACCACACAGGGTAGCGGCGATGGTTCGACGACCTGGGCACCGATCGACAACTACAAGGCGCCCAGGAGACAGGTCAAGATACCCTCCAGGCCGAAAGTACCGCCGCCGTTTCCGGTTCAACTCACAGAGGGAGGGCCGATACAGATCATCGGGCCAAACGGGACCAAGGAGATCGGGAACGGTACCATCGACTACAGAAACAACCCGCTATTCACCAAAGACTTATTATCAGAGGAGGGGCCCCTATTCGCCATTATATCGAATGGGACGATCGTGAGGCCCAATGAGAGAAATGGTACCTCTCACGAAGACTCTGGAGTTAAGGGAGAGAAGGGAGTTAAGTCTAACCCTCCGCCAGGAAGTTTCCCACCCTTCTATCACGCAATTCCTCCAGGAGCAGTTTTCGTCCCTCCACCGAATAATCAGTCTGAATATGACGAAGAGGACCAGTCTATCTACTATCCACCGCCATACAGTTTCCAGTATCAGCAGGATAATACCACTTCCGTGCCACCTGGACCTCTGGTCCCAGGAATCATACTCCCACCCCCTCCAGATTTCTTCTCTGCTCTCGAAGATAAGAAGACCACGACGAAGAAATACACAAAACGCCCCGAAACCACCCCAGTACCAACAAGACCTCGCCCCACCTATCTGCCACCCAGAAAACTCAGTACAAAGCAGTACAAGACCACAACCACGACTCCAGTCACAAAAGTAAAGACTCCAGTGAATGCACCGAGCAACACAAAAATGTACAGTCGAACATATAAGAATGTAAGCAGCACTCCTACGTCTGCCAGCAtaaaaactgttccatatatCGAGGTCACAACACCCACGCCAGATAAACCAACCACTCTCGATAATCCTGAATTCTACAGCATCGGTTCCATAACGGAGAACCAAGTGACCAGTCGAGAGAACGCTCAGGAAAAGAGCCAGGCCTGGTCGAGACTGGTGACCAGCAAAACGATTCCTATACTGACTTACTTCGCCACGACTACGCAATCCACTTTGGAGAAGCCTGTACAAGTGACGCCTGCCTCGATAAAGACTATCGTCACCACCAGTAACCCCGAACGATCACCTAACCAGGCATCGTATTACTTCTACGAGGAATCGAACGATTCGTCTCTAGGTACCACTGCCAATCCCGCTCATTATTATAAGACGACCACGGAGACGCCTTTCTACGAGACTGTGACCCCGCAACCACGTACAGAGGAGaagaaaaaacatttttatagtGTCGAGACTATTCCGTCGCAAGAAACTTCGAAGGACTATAATATCAAGTTTATCGACTCGGTAGTGAAAAACTCTGAGCCCGTTCGATACAGCGACTCGGTCACGCGAACCCCAACCAAGTACGAGAGCGGAGCGACCAGGGCTCAGGGTCAACGTATGTTACCTGATCGCGCGCCTCTTTACTATCAGCCTGTATCTCGACCAGCTGCGCAACCTTATTACACCTCTCCGAAGCCACAGACCTATTACAGACAGGATGCGAAACCCAAGCCGATATATCAGTACAGCTTCGAGGCGGCTGATTACTCGAAACGAGGCAACCAGAGGCATCATTTCGAGCAGCAAACTGCTCCCTATGAGGAGTATAGAGACGTGAAGATCAGTGAGTACGATGGACACAGGTATGACTATAATGGACCAGTGGTCCAAAAGCAAACTAGACCAGAGAACATTCCGTTTAAGACGCAGCAGATTGTTTATCCGTCGACGACTGTTCACTCGGTGATAAGTACGACGCCTAATCCTCATCATGCTTATTATACTCAGCAGGATGAAAAGTTCTTGGATGATGTCACGAAAGAGTACTTCACTATCTTTGGCAAGAAACTGCCTCATAAAGGAGTACCCAGCACGACTCCTATTTATTCTAAACCGAGCGTCACTGAGAGACCTGATTATGATGTGAATACCTATGTGGATAATTACAATACTGCTGAGGCGCCAGTGTTTAAGACACCAAATGTGAAGGTACACTATGGGGACCAGTCACAGAGACCGTATTCTTTGAAAGATGATATTCTCGTGAACTTCAGGCAACCTCTGCCTCCTATCAACCCAGACAGTGAGTTTATCACAGTAGTGAATCCTAATCAGCAGCAGCCACCGAACTACAGGATATCAAATCAAGGTGGCCAGCCTCTGGCGGCGATTCGGACCTATCCACCTCAGCAGCTCGTGAATTCTAGGAACAATGGGCCCTCGACGAACTATGTACCCATTGTGGAGTCTCCAGAGGAGCTGGACGAGACGTATCCGCAGCTACCCATATCGTTGGAGGGAGATATCAAAGTGAACTATCGGCATCCAAGGCCCACTATAAATCCTGACGCGGAATTCATTGATCCCCTGCCACTGCAAGAGGGCCAGCCGGAAAAGCCGAAGGCCTACTTCGCGTACAGATTGCCTGGCGACGGTGGCCACTTTTACTTCCTGACGCCGCAGGCGATCACGCAGAGGCCAGAGCGGAACACGGGTCACCTGTACGCGAAATCGAGGGGGACCAGACTGCTGAGACGTCGACGGCGACCGGGCGACGTCTGA